The genomic stretch TATCAATGCATCTAATTCAATTATCAAATTTGGAATACAGAAAAAAAAATTACTGAATTTTTAGCTTGTTTTTGTAGTGGATGTGTTTTCGGTGTtcaaattttttatcatttaattttgaGGTGAAAGTGataaattgatttgattaatttaGTGGATCAATTACTAGACTCTTGTGATTATgttgaattaatttattttttttcaaattattattggttttatttatttattttttttaaattattattggtgtcGAAGTCTCAGTGTCAGTGTCAGGATAAGGATCGTGTTTTTGGTGTCTGCGCTTCATAGGATATGTTTGTCAGAGTGGAATTGGACTGAGTTTGGGTAAATTgtggatgatataaatgtgatttgGGGTGAGCTAGTTTCATAAGCAGAGATTAGTCGTCGGTTAAAACTTCGCCATAATGACTAGTTTTTCTGAAATTAATAGTAGGTATTAGATTATGTGACATTGTATTGATTGAAGATTGAGAAACTTAATGGTTTCTTTTGTAGATTTTGTGTTTGTGAAATTTCATCTTTACTATGCAAATATGTTTTTTAAGTTTATGGTAATTATCCAATTATGGGATAAATCTGTGAAATATATCTATGAAATGCTTTGCAGTGATCAATGAATGTATGAGTTATTTCCTTGCCTTTGTACTTGCAACATGTTCaaagaatgtgattttgtttctTGTGGAAAGTTGGGCATGGTTCTGTACTTTGGATGCCCCTTTTATGTTTTCATGTAAATTTAACCATAATACTCTGATTTATCTTATCGATATGCGGCTGCTATTTCATTGAAACATGAAAAATGTGTTTTTGCCGTCTCTCTGATTATGTTTTGTACTATAATTTTTTGCAGATGCTGGACTACACTGTGCCTGGAGGTAGGATTTGAGTTTTGTTCTTTTATTGTGTTTGTAATAAGTAACTTAGCGCATATTTAGATTGACAATGAATTTTACAAAATCACTATCAATCTAAACATATGCTTGCTGTAGCCATCCTCCTTAGGAAAAGAAGGACGGGGAGGGGGGTATTCGGgatgtgtttttgaaaaatatacaGCTTATTGACATAAAGATGTATTATAACTTTACATTGCAGGGAAGCTGAACCGAGGACTGTCAGTTATTGACAGCTACAGATTGTTAAAAGAAGGACATGCATTAAATGATGACGAAATTTTCCTTGCTAGTGCTCTTGGTTGGTGTATTGAATGGGTATGGCAATTAAAACCGTATGTTTTTCTGGTTTGTATGTTTGAAATGATTACAACCATTTCACAAGTTTACTGTGGTGGCATTGAGGAGTCTTACAATTCTCTGTTGATGAACTTTGCAGCTCCAGGCATATTTTCTTGTTCTTGACGACATTATGGATAACTCCCATACACGTCGCGGTCAGCCATGTTGGTTTAGAGTACCCAAGGTTTGAAGAAAAAGTTTGATTGTACTATCATGTTATCTTTTTGTTGCTGTTTTTGTGATAAGATTATAACCTCTAACTACTCTATGGTGAAGGTCGGAATGATTGCAGCAAATGACGGAGTTCTACTAAGAAACCATATTCCGCGTATACTTAGGAAACACTTCAAGGGAAAGCCTTATTATGTCGATCTTCTTGATTTGTTCAACGAGGTATAGCACAAATCTCAGTGTTTGAATTCTGTGGATTTCATTTTGCTTATACGCTAAAAATTTACCGTGTTGATTTTCTATTAGGTCGAGTTTCAAACTGCTGCAGGACAGATGATAGATTTGATCACCACACTGGAAGGAGAAAAAGATCTGTCCAAATACACATTATCACTGTGAGTACAGAAACAATTGCAAAGAAATTATGTTGATGAACCTCTTATGTGAATGCTAGTATTAGAACCATGCAATAAGAAAAACTTGTCTACCAGATAACAGTTTTATATGATATCCTGTAGTTACAAAAGAGAGATAGCTGTTTTTCTTATGTTATTATCTCACAGCAATTTTGTTAATGGTGTGCTTGAGATTTATAGAAAGAACAATGTCAAGTTATTTTTGACTGAGCATACTTTGATATGATGTGAAGTTCAAACCTTTTGCTTATTAACGTGCTAAGCTTTAATGCAATTTTATATACTTCATTTCTGTTCTTACCGACTGTCTCTTTCTGTGTTGAAACACAATAATAGCTTCGGCCATCTTGTGCAGGCACCGACGTATTGTTCAATACAAGACTGCCTATTATTCATTTTACCTTCCTGTAAGTCTACACGATGCAATACATTTAATGTGTTCTTCTGTTTGAACTCACATCTCTTCCTTTCATCTTTCCGCTTATTGTTTTCCGAGTCTTTACATATaagaacttcttctttttttatttcttttttcttttcattttcattaaTCCTATCACAGTGAAATGTATAATCTgttattatgttatttatcttcGTTTATGTATCTCCTATTTTCACAGGTTGCATGTGCATTGCTCATGGCGGGCGAGAATTTGGATAACCATGTTGATGTAAAGAACATTCTTGTTGAGATGGGCACATATTTTCAAGTTCAGGTACGATTTGTTATCATAAGTGTATGTATGTGTTTGTCGCTATCAGCTTGAAATCTCTTCTAAAAAATTtacttttctctcttctctttttctttctcgtTCAGGATGATTATTTGGATTGCTTTGGTGATCCTGAAACAATTGGAAAGGTAAGCATATACCGGGTCATGCCATAGTTACTAAAGCATCATTTTCTTTTTGATCTCATTTTAGTTATGTATATGAAACCAGATAGGCACAGATATTGAAGACTTTAAGTGCTCTTGGTTAGTTGTAAAAGCATTGGAACTTTCcaatgaaaaacaaaagaaaattttaCATGTAAGTGACCATCTTTCTGTAATTTCCTTCTgcttttttcctttgtttttatgcTATGATTAAACTGGAACAACTTATTATGGTGAACAGGAGAACTATGGGAAGCCTGATCCAGCAAATGTCGCTAAAGTGAAGATCCTTTATAACGAGCTTAATCTCGAGGTTTGAACTtcgtttatattttattatagtgTCATACGAAATAAGTCAAAACGTTTCAATCCATCATGATGTTGATGATTTATTCAAACTTCAAATGTATAGGGTGTATTCAAGGAGTATGAGAGTACGAGCTATGAGAAGCTTGTAACCTCCATTGAAGCTCATTCCAGCAAAGCAGTTCAAGCCGTGTTGAAGTCATTTTTGGCTAAAATTTACAAGAGATTGAAATAGAGTCACTATAAGGCAAAGGTCAAGATTGTTGAAGATGCAATAGAAGCTAGCTAGAGTGAAAATTTCTGTGTGGAGCTgtagttttaaaaaaatcaaatttcttaCTGTCTGTTTAGGGAGTGATTAATCTTGTTGTACTTTATGTTGTAAACTGCCTTGTGATACTggtttttattatcaataagctTTTTCCTTCTGAAATTTTtgacttttgtttattttattttatattcagACAAAGGCTATGATTTTGTGCTAGTGAAAGAAACAGAAAATCGGTTCTTATTTAATTCTCTCTTTTTCTAATAAAAAACTAAACTTCTAACAATTTCAAAACACTATTTATAATTGTTTTTCCTTTCCCATTTGACTTAACTTGATGTTATATTAGAGCAATCTCTCTACTACTCCCACACCTGGTACCTGATGGGAACGAAATAATTCAACAACATAATCTTTTTCAAATATCAAATGCAAGGACAATCAACAAAATACACCAAACATTACAATACAATTTTAACATGAAACAAATATCAAATGGAAGGACAATCAACAAAATACACCAAACATTACAATACAATTTTAACATGAAAGAACCTCTGTTAATTAGGAGTAAAAAACCACGGGACCCATATGCCACTTAATAGGAGTGATAGCCCAACAAAATCCCTCGATTGATTAGTTGGAGGGCAACACCAATTCGATTTTCATACGATAAAATTCAAACTTTCTCATAGACAACACCTTCGACAACATATCTGAACCAATGTCATCGGTGTGAATCTTCTCAAGCTCCATCAACTTGGAATCTAATGCATCATGAATCCAATGATAACGAACATTAATATGTTTCAAACTTGAGTAAAAGGAGGAACTCTTCGATAAGTGAATAATATGTTTCAAACTTGAGTAAAAGGAGGAACTCTTCGATAAGTGAATAACACTTTGATTATCACAAAACAAGACATACTTTTCTTGTTTTACACCAAGTTCCATTGCAAATTTCCTCAACCATAACAACTCTTTTGATGCTTCCACGACGGTTATAAACTCGGCTCGATAGTAAAGAGTGCAACACATTTTTGAAACTTTGATTGTCAAGTCACGACTCCTCCGACAAAAGTCACCATATACCCCGAAGTGAATTTTCGATCATCTAAGCTTCTGGATAGGTCCAAATCCGTATATCCAACCAACATAGGCTTCTTGCATCCCAATGTTAGCTTCAAATTCGATAAGCCACACAAATATCTCATCACCCACTTCACGACCTCTCAATGATCTTTTTCTGAATTTAAGAGATAACGACTCACCTTCCCACGACATGAGCAATATCGAATATTATACAAACCATATCATACATCAAACTACCAACGACTGTAATATTCTGCATacttaatgtaacacccttctaaatacccCGAAAAACATAGCGCAAAATCAGAGTTAAACATGAattcaagggcgtcacaatttaaaacaattatacatTCCAGGTGTAATCATGCTCTACTGAGAAAAcaacatataattaattcaaactcATGTTTTATCACAGCGAAAAATCAATAATATTTGGATACTCCATGAAACATCATCCATAAGGAATCTAAgcctttttatttcaacaaaagagaattatccaaaccaaacaataaagaaataaaagagtatgATAACTCTAAAAACACGCGTTCCTAGTGTTACAAGTATtcagagcatgacaccaacaCCTAATTATTAGACTAAACGATAACTTCCTTAAAAGTCATCCTCACCAAACATCTAAGCCACTTagcttcaatctgaaaaataagagtaagggtgagactacatcataaattaaatagcattataaatcgtcagatatagaattcataagcaattatccaccctacttagcatattcagatttatcaattcatatcaatcacaagcacaagtcaagagtatgcaccaataacacaacacaatcataacaccggatttcatcctgacatgtcacaatttatacaaagactatCCAGACTCCtatgctatgcatgtggtaccaacgacAAGTGAACCATGTCACCTACACTGATCCCTCAATTGGATACAGTCTCATCGATTCGTCCGCGTCACCAGAACAGAATTCAGTCTCACCTCCCATATCCCGGGCTTGGCTATTGACAATACACACCCGATTCCACATAATGGGAACCAGTGTCACCAAGATGCATATGCATGCAAACCACCAAGCAtgcaacatcattcatcaaaacaataCACACCCGATTCCACATAATAGGAACCAGTGTCACCAAGATGCATATGCATGCAAATCACCAAGCAtgcaacatcattcatcaaaacacatgataacaacatttaccatgaataacatctgtttacatcatcattcatcaaaacacatgataacaacatttaccatgaacaacattcatttgcataacaagcagaatcaatcacattataacaacacacctcattgcatatattcaattatgcaaacaacaaaccattgcacctcatcaattatgcaaaataataataaaccacatttggagaaaatgatacttttcaaaataaaatcaagttattgttgttttatttatttcatatggtagattatttaatttaaggaacaacgtccaaaacggcgtctaaaacggacttacggtttgaaagttaggaGCTTTTAAAGTTAAGTGGAATTTAAGAAAATCTGTGGAACCCGGTTTCTCCCcatgtgggaaccggttcctgatgAACAAAATCATCTCGTTTCgggtttttactatgggaacccggttcctcccacctgggaaccggttcctgacgctgctgtagcagaaaaactccaattttatgacttttcttcattcctactttcactatcaacaccaaatacgaacccacacattatagtgaccaattttcatcagttttcatgattctaacacaacaacaatgtAATATAACTATCATCCATAAATTATAGCAAACCAattgcatcatattcatcaaattgggcatgtcagtgtcagaatctcataaaccccaacatcctaaatagaggttcaaactcttaatctattctaccaccatcaaaactataatactagttaataaagaatagtcaccccttaccatgattcacggttggattctatttctcttcgcgctctctctacgtattcctccatgttcttcgtgccctagctctctcccTTTGCCTCTTCACAAAACTTTGATCGTACATAATGATTTCCTctttcctcttttctctttttacccctaggacccctaatatggtcttcccatattgGCCTCACTTACTCTTCACAAATGACCACTCTTACCtttaatatctctaacactgatattattttattttactaattaaaataattccacttattctaaaatacaccaaaattcaTCGATACACATAAGCATCACGCAAACCACAACGACATCACATGAATCACCAAGACATCACATAAGTCATCATAATCCCAAACATCACAGATCATCACAAACCATAATAAGGACTCAACATATCATCACATTTTCAATACTTCACAATGACTCATAGATtcacgctaaaataattaaataaataattagtctagAATTTGTGGTGTTACACTTAACTTTTCTTCATCCGTAGATGGACATACTTTATGACTAAACTTGAAATGAGAAGCAAGCAGAATGCTCACCGCTTTAGCCTTATCCACATACATTTCTTGTGACAAGTACAAATTTTTCTCATTTCGATCTCGAAAAAGATTCATTTAAAGTGTTCTTAAAATCTTTAATTATTGAAATATTCTTTCCAACAATTGGCATATCATTTACATAAAGCAAAATAATAATGAAATCGCATTTGGAGAAATTCAGGAAAAACACACAATGATCCGCCTTGGTCATCTTGTACCTATGCTCAACACCACCGAGTTAAACTTTTGATACCATTGGCAAggtgcttgtttcaaaccataaagaCTTTTTTAACCAATTTGCAAACATAGTCTTCTTTGCCCTTCTCTCGTAATCCATTCGGTTGCTCTGTAAATTTCCTCATGTAGATCACCATGAAGGAAAGTCGTCTTCACATCCATTTACTCTACTTCCAAATCAAGACTAGCGGCTAGCCCAAGAACCACTCGAATAGATTGCATCTTCATAACCAAAGCAAAAATCTCGCCAAAGTCAACACCTTCCCTTTCTTTAAACCCTTTTACCACCAAGAGAGCCTTGTATCTTCTTTGATAAGTACACTCATCTTGCTTAATCCGATAAACCGATAAATTCTTCAATGATCTCTCACGATTTGGCAACTTCACTAAGTCAAAGGTATTATTCTCACGAAGTGATTGCATTTCATTCTCCCTGGCATCCATCCACTCCTTTTTGTTCTCATCCTCCAAAACTTTTTAAAGCTTTCGGGTTCTCCACCATTGGTAATAAAAACATACTCGTTTTAGGGGTATCGAACAAAAGGACTTTTATCATGAGTAGGCCTCCTCAACTCATTAGAAGCAACCGATTG from Vicia villosa cultivar HV-30 ecotype Madison, WI linkage group LG4, Vvil1.0, whole genome shotgun sequence encodes the following:
- the LOC131599835 gene encoding farnesyl pyrophosphate synthase 1, which translates into the protein MADLKSTFLNVYSVLKSELLNDAAFEWSDDSRQWVDRMLDYTVPGGKLNRGLSVIDSYRLLKEGHALNDDEIFLASALGWCIEWLQAYFLVLDDIMDNSHTRRGQPCWFRVPKVGMIAANDGVLLRNHIPRILRKHFKGKPYYVDLLDLFNEVEFQTAAGQMIDLITTLEGEKDLSKYTLSLHRRIVQYKTAYYSFYLPVACALLMAGENLDNHVDVKNILVEMGTYFQVQDDYLDCFGDPETIGKIGTDIEDFKCSWLVVKALELSNEKQKKILHENYGKPDPANVAKVKILYNELNLEGVFKEYESTSYEKLVTSIEAHSSKAVQAVLKSFLAKIYKRLK